A portion of the Bdellovibrio bacteriovorus genome contains these proteins:
- a CDS encoding Rossmann-like and DUF2520 domain-containing protein, whose product MTATSTTAPFSYLIIGSGRVARHLGHYLHLENLNFESWDRSQDPHALARKVAKATHVLLAISDSALEGFYRQRLAGHEVTVIHFSGALHFDDMISAHPLMTFGPELYDLEFYRKIHFILTGASSLQEILPGLKNPFSILPAEKKSLYHAYCVAGGNFVSLLMGEMLKGLSDLNIPPQAGATYLEKVFTNTMNNPQGALTGPLVRKDATTVQKNLHALEGKPLKPIYEAFVKTYWPEYPGK is encoded by the coding sequence ATGACAGCGACGAGTACAACTGCTCCTTTTTCTTATCTTATTATCGGTTCTGGCCGCGTCGCCCGACACCTCGGCCACTATTTGCATTTAGAAAATCTAAACTTCGAATCCTGGGACAGATCCCAAGATCCTCATGCTTTGGCCCGGAAGGTTGCCAAAGCCACTCACGTCTTACTTGCGATTTCCGACAGCGCTTTAGAGGGCTTTTACCGTCAGCGCTTGGCCGGTCATGAGGTTACGGTCATTCATTTTTCAGGTGCTTTGCATTTCGACGATATGATCTCCGCCCATCCGCTCATGACATTTGGACCCGAGCTTTATGATCTGGAATTCTATCGGAAGATCCACTTTATCCTGACCGGAGCCAGCTCATTGCAAGAAATCCTCCCCGGTTTAAAGAATCCATTTTCGATTTTGCCGGCAGAAAAAAAATCTCTGTATCACGCTTACTGTGTGGCCGGCGGTAACTTCGTGAGCCTTCTTATGGGGGAGATGTTAAAGGGTCTTTCCGATCTTAATATCCCGCCACAAGCCGGGGCTACCTATTTAGAAAAAGTTTTTACCAATACGATGAACAATCCTCAAGGAGCCTTAACCGGCCCCTTGGTTCGCAAGGACGCAACGACCGTGCAAAAAAATCTGCACGCGCTTGAGGGTAAACCATTAAAACCGATCTATGAGGCCTTTGTGAAAACCTATTGGCCAGAGTATCCAGGAAAGTGA
- the panB gene encoding 3-methyl-2-oxobutanoate hydroxymethyltransferase — protein MKTILDFQEKKDKKQKISMITCYDYSFARIVAASDIDCILVGDSLANTMHGFKTTLNASVNMMALHTAAVVRGAGDKFVIGDMPFMSNRKGLTANMTAVERIMKAGASAVKLEGALGNLSLVRHIVDSGVPVMAHLGLTPQSVNQLGGFKVQGRDEKARRLIKEHALQLQDAGAFAIVLECVPSSLAKDITDSLHVPTIGIGGGPDCDGQVLVLQDMLGMNNDFKPKFLKRYFEGFDAIKGAFNTYHEEVTSGAFPTEKESYS, from the coding sequence ATGAAAACCATCCTCGACTTCCAAGAAAAGAAAGACAAAAAACAAAAGATCTCGATGATCACTTGTTATGACTATTCTTTTGCGCGCATCGTAGCCGCCAGTGATATTGATTGCATTTTAGTCGGCGATTCATTGGCCAATACCATGCATGGTTTTAAAACAACGCTCAATGCCTCTGTGAATATGATGGCCCTGCACACGGCCGCCGTTGTTCGCGGTGCCGGTGATAAATTTGTTATCGGTGATATGCCCTTTATGTCAAACCGTAAAGGTTTAACGGCCAATATGACCGCGGTTGAAAGAATCATGAAGGCCGGTGCTTCGGCGGTAAAGTTAGAGGGCGCCCTTGGCAATCTTTCGTTGGTCCGTCATATTGTTGATTCCGGCGTGCCCGTGATGGCTCACTTAGGATTAACCCCTCAGTCAGTAAATCAGCTAGGGGGATTTAAAGTTCAAGGGCGAGATGAAAAAGCCCGTCGCCTGATCAAAGAACATGCTTTGCAATTGCAAGATGCCGGAGCTTTCGCGATCGTATTAGAGTGCGTGCCTTCATCGTTAGCTAAAGACATCACCGACAGCCTGCATGTACCGACAATTGGTATCGGCGGGGGGCCTGATTGCGACGGACAAGTGTTGGTTCTGCAAGACATGCTCGGAATGAATAATGACTTTAAACCGAAGTTTTTAAAAAGATACTTCGAGGGTTTCGATGCCATTAAAGGGGCCTTTAACACTTATCATGAAGAAGTCACATCTGGCGCCTTCCCCACGGAGAAAGAGAGTTATTCATGA
- the panC gene encoding pantoate--beta-alanine ligase → MIPVLETPFAMKEWRSHVKGSVGFVPTMGALHAGHEELLKRAREENDHVVLSIFVNPTQFNDANDLAKYPKTWDQDLAIANNNGVSAIFYPKYADMYPDNYRYKMTEHEYSMLLDGAHRPGHFDGVLSVVMKLFNIVSPSRAYFGEKDFQQMTLVKGMVESYFMNLEVVPVPTVREVDGLAMSSRNTRLTPEHRQKAPAIYKAITQSTSAEQAAKTLTDQGFDVDYVTDIGNRRYVAAKLGEVRLIDNVKI, encoded by the coding sequence ATGATTCCTGTACTTGAAACTCCTTTCGCAATGAAAGAATGGCGAAGCCACGTAAAAGGCTCTGTGGGATTTGTGCCCACCATGGGCGCTTTGCATGCGGGTCATGAAGAGCTTTTAAAACGCGCGCGTGAAGAAAATGATCATGTCGTACTTTCTATCTTTGTGAACCCCACCCAGTTTAACGATGCCAATGACTTAGCAAAATATCCAAAGACGTGGGATCAAGATTTAGCGATAGCCAACAATAACGGTGTGAGCGCGATTTTTTATCCTAAATACGCCGACATGTACCCGGATAATTATCGCTATAAAATGACCGAGCATGAATATTCGATGCTTTTGGATGGCGCTCACCGCCCGGGTCATTTTGACGGGGTTTTGTCTGTCGTGATGAAACTATTTAATATTGTTTCCCCATCGCGCGCTTATTTTGGCGAAAAAGACTTTCAGCAAATGACCCTAGTGAAAGGCATGGTTGAAAGCTATTTTATGAATCTAGAAGTCGTTCCGGTTCCGACCGTGCGTGAAGTCGATGGCTTAGCCATGAGTTCCCGCAACACTCGACTGACACCAGAGCACCGCCAAAAAGCCCCTGCGATTTACAAAGCCATCACGCAAAGTACTTCCGCGGAACAAGCCGCAAAGACTTTGACCGACCAAGGCTTTGATGTTGATTACGTCACGGATATCGGCAACCGCCGTTATGTGGCGGCGAAATTAGGAGAGGTTAGGTTGATCGACAATGTCAAAATCTAA
- the coaBC gene encoding bifunctional phosphopantothenoylcysteine decarboxylase/phosphopantothenate--cysteine ligase CoaBC, whose amino-acid sequence MSKSKVLFIMTGSIACYKACHVISRLVQAGCEVQVVASPAALQFVGNATLEGLSGRPVVSDMYERGNVMDHIHLMRWPDLILVAPGTASFINKAAQGVGDDLIQTMFLAHDFTRPFLVAPAMNKSMYTHPVTQKSLASLREMGIEILDSASGILACGEEGWGRLLEPDLILKAVLDTLKTPKATQDAKPAAITANPSKVKVLVTAGGTMEPIDTVRAITNFSSGKTGVVIAESLSHMGFDVTLLQSHSSTVKADVPRKDKFTTFKSLDEKMKKYLSEEDFTHVIHAAAVSDYSLESVEVNGQTVKPLEIKKISSDAPEMNLHLKKNHKIVDELKNYSRNKDLKVIAFKLTSHASPEARLAAVEKLFKNSHADFVVHNDLQDIDIVARTHRFTLYSENKAEPCDSLEQLTANLIHAISLYAGQAEVLIPKDTV is encoded by the coding sequence ATGTCAAAATCTAAAGTCCTTTTCATTATGACGGGATCTATCGCGTGCTATAAGGCATGTCATGTGATCTCGCGTTTAGTTCAAGCTGGTTGTGAAGTGCAAGTTGTGGCTTCACCTGCGGCTTTGCAATTTGTGGGAAATGCCACCTTAGAAGGCTTAAGCGGACGCCCTGTTGTCAGTGATATGTATGAACGCGGCAACGTCATGGATCATATTCATTTGATGCGTTGGCCAGATTTAATTTTGGTGGCACCCGGCACAGCAAGCTTTATTAATAAAGCCGCTCAAGGTGTGGGGGATGATTTAATTCAAACCATGTTCTTAGCCCATGACTTCACCCGCCCCTTTTTAGTGGCGCCCGCCATGAACAAAAGCATGTACACCCATCCGGTAACACAAAAATCTTTAGCGTCTTTGCGAGAAATGGGCATCGAGATCTTAGATTCAGCTTCAGGGATTCTTGCTTGTGGAGAAGAGGGCTGGGGACGACTTTTAGAACCCGATTTAATTTTAAAAGCTGTCCTTGATACATTAAAAACTCCCAAAGCCACGCAGGATGCAAAACCCGCCGCGATCACCGCAAATCCTTCAAAAGTGAAGGTCCTAGTCACCGCCGGTGGTACGATGGAGCCTATCGACACAGTTCGCGCTATTACCAATTTTAGTTCTGGTAAAACAGGTGTGGTCATAGCTGAAAGTCTTAGCCATATGGGTTTTGACGTGACCTTGTTGCAATCTCACTCTTCCACGGTGAAGGCTGATGTGCCAAGAAAAGATAAATTCACGACGTTTAAGTCTTTAGACGAAAAAATGAAAAAATATCTTTCTGAAGAAGACTTCACCCACGTTATTCATGCGGCGGCGGTCAGCGATTATTCGCTGGAAAGTGTGGAAGTAAATGGCCAAACCGTGAAACCTCTGGAAATAAAAAAAATCAGCTCCGACGCCCCAGAGATGAACTTGCACCTTAAAAAGAATCACAAAATCGTCGACGAGCTAAAAAACTATTCCCGCAATAAGGATTTAAAAGTCATTGCCTTTAAATTGACAAGCCATGCTTCACCAGAGGCAAGACTGGCCGCCGTGGAAAAGTTATTTAAAAATTCGCATGCCGATTTTGTAGTCCATAACGATTTACAAGATATCGATATTGTGGCTAGAACCCATCGCTTTACATTGTATTCTGAAAACAAGGCCGAACCTTGCGACAGTTTAGAACAATTAACAGCGAACTTGATTCACGCGATCAGTCTATACGCCGGCCAAGCCGAAGTACTTATACCAAAGGATACTGTATGA
- a CDS encoding type III pantothenate kinase has protein sequence MILCLDVGNTQIYAGLFDKDKMLMSFRKNSKSGASSDETGIFLRSAIRENGFDPTKVRQIAICSVVPEVIYSLRGACMKYFNINPFILQAGVKTGLKVKYRNPLEVGADRIANSIAATHLYPGKNLILVDLGTATTFCAVSKDKDYLGGSIVAGLRLAMEALESKTAKLPSVEIVAMHEALGKATIESIQSGLYYSHLGTIKELSERLTKECFQDEKPLVIGTGGFAYLFEKEKIFDEIVPDLVLKGMLIALQYNT, from the coding sequence ATGATTTTGTGCTTAGATGTGGGAAACACCCAAATTTACGCCGGACTTTTTGATAAAGACAAAATGCTGATGTCTTTCCGTAAGAACTCTAAAAGCGGAGCTTCTTCGGATGAAACTGGCATTTTTCTGCGCAGTGCGATTCGTGAAAATGGTTTTGATCCGACAAAGGTTCGACAAATCGCCATCTGCAGTGTGGTGCCTGAAGTGATTTATTCGCTTCGTGGTGCATGCATGAAGTATTTCAATATCAACCCGTTCATTCTGCAAGCGGGCGTAAAAACCGGTTTAAAAGTAAAATATCGCAATCCTTTGGAAGTCGGCGCCGACCGCATTGCAAATTCAATTGCGGCAACTCATCTTTATCCAGGAAAGAACTTAATCTTAGTCGATCTGGGAACTGCGACAACATTCTGCGCGGTTTCAAAAGATAAAGATTATTTAGGTGGTTCGATCGTCGCGGGTCTAAGACTTGCCATGGAGGCGTTGGAAAGTAAAACCGCCAAACTTCCTTCCGTCGAAATCGTGGCCATGCACGAGGCTTTAGGAAAAGCGACCATTGAAAGCATCCAATCTGGACTGTATTACAGCCATTTAGGAACGATTAAAGAATTAAGCGAAAGACTCACAAAAGAGTGTTTTCAAGATGAGAAGCCTTTGGTTATCGGAACGGGGGGCTTTGCTTATTTATTTGAAAAAGAAAAAATATTCGACGAGATCGTGCCAGACCTGGTTCTCAAGGGCATGTTGATCGCGCTACAATATAATACCTAA
- the panD gene encoding aspartate 1-decarboxylase: MNLSMLRAKIHRATVTGADLSYEGSVSVCPDLIKASGFLINERVDIYNCNNGARFSTYVIKGKKGEICLNGAAARHVQKGDLVIICSYCGLDFEAAKKHEPTVVFVDEKNRVSAKRKEDRKNNK; this comes from the coding sequence ATGAACTTATCAATGTTAAGAGCTAAAATTCACCGCGCCACTGTCACCGGAGCTGACTTAAGCTACGAAGGATCTGTGAGTGTTTGCCCTGATCTTATCAAGGCTTCAGGTTTCCTTATTAATGAGCGCGTGGATATTTATAACTGCAATAATGGCGCAAGATTTTCTACGTACGTGATCAAAGGAAAAAAAGGCGAAATCTGTCTGAACGGAGCAGCGGCCCGTCACGTGCAAAAAGGGGATCTTGTGATCATCTGCTCTTATTGCGGTTTGGATTTCGAAGCGGCTAAAAAGCATGAACCAACGGTTGTATTTGTTGACGAAAAGAACCGCGTTTCGGCAAAACGCAAAGAAGATCGTAAGAATAACAAATAG